A genomic window from Silene latifolia isolate original U9 population chromosome Y, ASM4854445v1, whole genome shotgun sequence includes:
- the LOC141627737 gene encoding putative mitochondrial protein AtMg00860, protein MIKKKDGSWRFCVDYRELNKSTVKDKFPIPVIDELLDELHGSSVYSKIDLRSGYWQIRMKEEDIQKTAFRTHEGHYEFVSDVSTHIDHHETLQITRQHQLFAKMNKCAFGVEKVEYLGHIVSRGVAIDPEKVKAMMSWPTPRNVKELRGFLGLTGYYRKFVKAYGVISKPLTNLLRKNAFLWGMDADTAFKELK, encoded by the exons ATGATTAAGAAGAAGGATGGGTCTTGGAGGTTTTGTGTAGACTATAGGGAATTAAACAAAAGCACTGTTAAAGACAAGTTCCCTATTCCTGTTATAGATGAATTGTTGGATGAGCTTCATGGATCCAGTGTATACTCTAAAATTGACTTAAGGTCAGGATACTGGCAAATTAGAATGAAAGAGGAGGATATTCAAAAGACTGCTTTTAGGACTCATGAGGGTCACTATGAATTTGTG TCCGATGTTTCCACTCATATCGACCACCACGAGACACTACAAATTACGAGGCAACATCAACTGTTTGCTAAAATGAATAAGTGTGCTTTTGGGGTGGAAAAAGTAGAGTATCTTGGCCATATTGTTTCGCGAGGAGTAGCTATAGATCCAGAAAAGGTGAAAGCCATGATGTCTTGGCCAACACCTAGGAATGTTAAAGAATTAAGGGGATTTCTTGGTCTAACTGGCTACTACAGGAAATTTGTGAAGGCTTATGGTGTTATAAGCAAGCCATTAACCAACCTATTAAGGAAAAATGCTTTCCTTTGGGGCATGGATGCTGACACTGCTTTTAAGGAATTAAAATAA